GCGTAGATTATACACGAAACATATGAAAAAAGGGCTCTTCAAAGTTTTGCAGTCGTGATCGCCTACCGGCTGGTAACAAATGACGGTAGTTTAGTTTTGCCGATCACCGTGATCTGCACGGCTCTGAATCTTCTAAAAACGGCAGCCATTCTTACTGGATCCTCGCGTACAGATCTCTTCTGGTTTGTGTCCAATCAAGATCAAAGCGTAATTTCGACAGTGCTGCAACTAAATACGCGGCGCTTTCAATTACATTCCCGGAGAAACCGATCGTTATTGTTGGTCTATTCTTATTTATCTCCATTCgcgatttcttcttcttaacACGAAATAAAACTTACAACCGTGAAAAATACACCTGTCTGATAAACTATGGAATTTAGTGTCACAGCGCTTGCgtctttcaataaaatattttattcttgatgTGGTAATGACGTCAAAATACTAGTTCCATTCTGATTTATTTCCTGATTGAGAGGGATGTAATAACTTGcaataatagttatatatgGGAAGAAAATTAGTACATATACAATTTAGtttgtataatgtaaatttataaatgaggaaaaatttcaaaaacaaagatataaatggatatgtaaaaatgaaaaaatttataagtatataaatgcaaattttaaaaagtttaatattCATGCAAATAAACattacacattttttattttaaacaacgCGCTAcaataaaaactttttaaatttttattcgcatttatatatatgcaagatataataatctattatgtaatacataaatttacttattttttaagaaaggaaatataatatctgataatacatatatatgtactatttATTAACTGTAATATTATTAGAGTGCTAGTCGTAGATTTGTACACTTTTATTTGTGttattgaaaaaatgtttgaattatgtcttttataaattcaatatctatttcatgaaatacatatgcataataatatgttataaGTCTTTATTGCTAATCATCGTGTTTACATTCTTTCGATAGCATTATCTGACATCTACATATAAGTAcctaattttgataatattaaattcggCTAGGTTAGTTTGAATTTGTTATATGGGATGTTAGGTTAACATTGTcaattatatacattaatctttataattcattattgaTTTGTAATTGccttaataaataataggaagagagtaaataatgaaatgataataaaattataaaattaatttttttctatgaTTCTATTTTGGTAACATGacattaaacatttattgtaCTCTGAtgcaattcttttattattcaaatttactGTAAATTTTGTGTAGTTTAATGTATTATACTAgttaatttgaaaatggaAAACGCAGAAATTATAGAGCACTTTTATGGTGTATATTTGCTATATTGTATGAATCCAAAATATAAGGGAAGAACATACATAGGATATACAGTTGATCCTTGTCGTCGACTTAAGAGACATAATGCTGGAAAAGAACATGGAGGTGCATGGAAAACAAGTAATAAAGGGCCAtggtaattatataatttttaaagagccataaaatatgttattctTTGTTATGTTAATTGCATGTAAGttgtaaaaaagatattttgtttccttttagGAATATGGTATTAATTATTCatggttttccaaataatacaTCTGCCCTTAGGGTAcgttcatttaattttataaaaaaagaattatgtaGCACTCTATCAGTAATTTTTGCATTTGAAgcttaatttgtttttatttttagtttgagtGGGCTTGGCAACACCCTCATATTAGTCGCCGTTTGAGACATGTACCTAAGAAAAAATCACAACAgaaagtaattgaattttgcTTTCTGATTCTGTCAAATATGTTAAAAGTTGGACCTTGGTGCCGTTTACCTTTAACAATTCGTTGGCTAGATTATGAGTTCTTTGAAAGGTACTCTAGCTATGTTTCAGCTCCAATGCATATGCCTATATGTCATGGAAAAGTAATTTccaaaaagattaaaaagacAAATGATACAATAGAAACATTGGATGAATTATCTATAATCTGTTCTATTTGTAATGCACCTGTAGAAGGAAAACAAGCAGTTCGCTGTATAAAACCTAGCTGTTCATTAATAGCTCACTTAATTTGTTTGGcacaattatttcataaagaCAACATGATTTTACCAATTGAAGGTACTTGCCCTATTTGTAATACCAATGTTTTATGGGGGGATTTAATTAGAAGAAAGATTGGTTGTTATGGAAATTTGCAAGAAATTTTCAGTGATGAAGATTATTATACTtgagataaattatataaactttttCAATTGTATATAGTTTTAACAATAACAACAATGAATATATCAACAATTTAAGATCATCTAATTGCTccaactttttattatttttaaagttttatctgtaaaagaacattttgaaaataaaatgaattattattataacattttcttattttgtatCATGTGCAAATAATTAAGTTAATAAGCTACTATTATAGGCTACTGCTAATAACAAGTATGtcttgatttttaaaatttgtaatgatttttaaaatttgtaatacaaaaatttaatgaagAAAATGTTAGGAAAAATAAcgcttttacattttatacaaaGATTTCATAAATGTATTACTagttgatattaaatatctctattttatgaaacaaaaattttatatctcatATTCTACCTGAAAAAGACATAAatgcatattaaatattgattatttcaTTCACTTAACAGCTATATGTCTGTAAGAAAACAATAAATCATGTGTGTTTATCAGTCTTTATTTGTAACTAATCGACagatcaaaatatatttatattttatgtatatatatgtgtttGTTGTGTGttgtgcgcgcgcgcacgtGATGTGTGTGTGTGCTGTGTACTTTATGTAGAGACATAACATTATTCGATAAGGAGAGATACAAGAAAATTCCTCTGTTTCATTGATACTTAATTACAACTGCAATTAAATTGAAAGCTAAATCAAGACCAGCTTGATCCTTTTGTGCGAGAACTTTTTTACGTCGAAATTGAATTATCGTGAGATTATGATCCctcgatatttcaattaataacgtatatttcTTGTGCGCACTTCGATCACATCAACAAGCGTCTAGGTTcctaatttccaatttttcaccTTAATTCGCTGTCAAGTGCATCTAgagtttctatttcaattcACTATATGAggttacgaaatatttcaaacatggAAATTTAGGGTGTATTGCAACATTATTCCATTTACTTTCTGGAAATTCAGAATTGTACTTGCGTATACTTGTACACTGTCGAATGtgtactttctttcttttattctcgAAAGGAACGCAATTGTGTCGATTTGTGAAGTTCAGGCACATTGACGTTCAAGAACACACAGCGAAGGAAGAAACTGGAAGATACGAAGGAAATACCAAGCGGAAGTAGAATAAGTATAAGAGgacaaaaggaagaaagagaggtcGAGCTCAgtttagtttttaaaatttctacaaaaagcTAAAGATTAATTCATCTTTACACGTGAATCAACGTTGagttttgtataaacatatattaaatttcttaaaattaaatttgaaagtatcTGTGCtgtaatgtttaaatattatctatatatcaTATTTGTGCGTgtaaatctatttttaaatgatttatattttttataatgattATTTAACAACAAATAAAGACAACAGTATTTGATAAAACATATTACAAACGAAATTATTctagtaaaaatttattttatatgaaatgtaCTTTTTTGAGTAGCTGACACTTTTCACTACATATTAGTATCAATACAAATAAGAAGATTCTCGTAATGATGTTAAGACTCAACGCTGTATAAAAAATGCGTGtcatatattcaaatatacgaAGTTCGACGATGAAAATCAAACAATACGCCGACCCTCTTAGTCTTCCAGTTTGTCCACTTTTGTTTGTGTATAATCGTACATGTAAAATTGTACGGAACACGACTCTTCCGTCGATCATATTGCTACTCTATCATTAATATTCCAtttgtttttttctaatttaacttAGTAGCCTCATGAGGTAGCACAACTCTTTTGGTAAGACTCGGCATAGTGACGTAATTCCGGGAATTATTTTCCATACCGTGATTCTGAGGCAATTCCAGGCATTCTAAATTTGGTGACGTCAGGCATTCGTGGATGAAACTACAAACTGTATTTACGTAGGCATCACGATAAGTAGCATAATGCTTGACGTGCGGAGAATTGGTGAAAAGTACCAGCTGCACTCGTACACCACGTTCTGCTCGTCGACTGGCGAATTTCTCGACGTCCTTGAAATACGaacaagtataatatataagttCATATAAAAGAATAAGGTACAAATACATTTAGTCTGTTGTGGATTCTTGCAACGAACTATTATGTCAAGAATATACATACCGCTGCCGGAATTAAAGTGTCAGCATtcgaataaagaaacaattgCGGCCAAGAATAGGATTCTTCTGCAAGACCGATCGGGTTCGTTTGCACTGGATAACCACGACCAAGGGCGTGAGCGATTACCTAAATCAAGATTTAAATTgataatactaataaattcgatacaaaaagaatataatgtCTAGACTACggacttttattaattaaatttatatctttatgaacacaataaagaaatggaacctagaaatggaaaattttgcaaaatgtataaaaaccCATAGTCCAgtaatatctttattaataCCTCTAAAAACCAAAGTATAGAGAGGAAGATCGTAATGAGGAAGGACATTGGTATGTTCGTAAGTGGATGTCCGCCGATGATTGCGCTAATTGCTTTGAAAAGAGCAGTTAATCTTCTTTCTCCAGGTGCGCTATCAAATATCACTCCTTTGACCTAGAATTTCAatgttaatatgtatattacgtgAAGCAATGATGTAGAGAATGTTGGAAAGGTGAAAGGTAACAGTATTTTTTACCTTAAGCGGTGAGTTAGCTTGTTGCATCGCAAGGCTTACATGTTGATATAGAAACGCGCCGCCGTTACTGAAGACGTGGAAGAATATCGGGTGTTGATCTAAACTCTTGTCTGTGATTACCTGGATCAACCGTTTGCCAATATGAGGCATTTTGTCTCTTCGCCAAAATAGACATTCTACTGGTGCTGTGTATCGTAGTGTGATGCAGCTTGAAAAAGGAacattatttatcgatatgtattaaataatttgtaaatctCTACTatatagaagtatataatatattttatagattattaGAGTATCGTTCGATTTATACTATGTATTATATTCGAAAACATTGAAATGTATGGATGGTACAATAAATTACTTACTATAAAAgtatttcatacaaaaataatataaacataaatgtatagaatatatCTTCTATTATTGAtctaaaataatgtttatgattaattaattattgacttgtgtaatattatattattatgttttagtAGTAGTAAAATACGATTGAGTTATTAATTGCTAACGATAAATTCTCATAATACAACAACATTCACTAggaattcaaataaatataaaaattcatttcggaAGTCAAATTCTAAATTgttatcgattaaataaacaagTATCATCGGCATGATATTGCCGGCATTTTCTACTATATCTTATCAACAGTTTCATGAACTACATGACACTTAATTCTACATTTTCCTTCAATATTTTGTCACAAAAATACATGCGTGTACAACGTATATCCATCCTCCTACTTCAACCCTTGCTCATCAAACTGTTACTCCACAAAATCTATCATCACGGATCATCTAAAAAACTATTATCTATATTCTCATCTTCAACTTCCAGTTATACGAAACAATGAAAaagcaagaagaaagaaattaatcggAAGAAACAGTTAAAAGGGGGAGGGGGTTAGTTTTGCAAAACATCAGTACCTCTTCTCTTCGTAAATTGCGCTGTACTTGGCCAGATATTTGTCTTGACAGCCGGCCCATCCTAGTAGCACTATTACAGGTCGTTTGTCCTCCTTGTAAACGAATACGAACTCTTCACGTTGATCCTGACTACCGGTGGTTAACGTTGGATCCTTCGGGGACGGCGGAAACGACGGGAACATGATGTAATAGTCGAGGTCCTCTTGATTGCTCATCTTTCCTGCTTCTCGTTCTCCTCCTCGTGAGGAtgcgagagaaagaaggagagaaagaaacacaGAAGGTGAGGGGGGCTGCAAGCTAACGGGGTGAGGGAAAAGGTTGGGAGGAGGGGAGGGAAGAGGGAGTTCGTAGCGGTAACGAAAGGGAGGACAAATCACCCCTCTACCGCGACGGATCCTCGTTCCGAGTTGAGCTTGCGTCGCTGTCGAGAGAACCGAGCTGCCAGAGGATCGATATCAAAGGCTCGTATGGTTGTATACCAAAGTTAGGTGTCACGAATGAGGACGTCGATGTTTAACGTTGGCCTTTCTATGTAGAGAGAgcgttttttatttctttttggaCGTTACCGTTGACGGGACTCTCCATTAGTCGAATCTTTACCGATCGATAGCGAATATCGATTTCGGCCGATATGGGCCATACATGATAGCTGATAATAGACTATCGGGATTGGCGCTGAGGTTCACGATGCTGCGGTGCGGATGTAATGTCACGTTACACGTGTGCAAAAATTTTATGCGTTTTAGCTGGCGCGGAATTTCACAGCTAATAGTGGTatcatatgtaattattaagttGGATTCTGATAGTTGTAGATATCACCATGGTAATGTAAATGGATTGGTGATGATAGCAATActgtattataatatgatGTGCAACATCATGTCAATAATGTTAGTTAAATTATTGTTGATTAagaatgagaaatatttcttgtgttaacattttttacgttatacattttacaaagaaaaatttcgtaGTTACATGTGGTactgtaaatgtaaattatataaaaaataaagttgctGTGAAACGCACAAAGCAGAATTGATGgcattgatttatttttactccTATGGCATTGTTGCGTAAAATGACGTATTATCATGATAAGCGAAATACGGATAAGTTATAAAGTAAGCCTAACTAGTCTTGTTTATAACCTAATATTCTATtagtattttttgtattatacatatattagttTTAGATTTGGAGGGTTGcgaatttttttaacttttgtgTCAATGTTATCGAtacaatgtaaaataaaactgGAATTCTATTAATGACagtactaaatattataacatataccTAATCTCTAggttttaaattgaaatctcaAATGTACACTACAAGATTGCAATAACTGATTTCCAGATATTCTAGAATTCATGGATATTAAGACCATCAGGCCtcaatcatttaaaaaattcccaGACTCCAAATCGCAGACGCCTAGATTCCAGATTACCAATCACAATCCCCCAGATACCAAATCCAGACCCTAGATCTTAAAACCATCAAACCCTAGATCTTTATGTTCTAATTAAAAACTACCTTAGAATTTCTAGATCTTAGTTTTTAGACCTCACACTCAGATTTAAACTTTAGTATCTCCAAATAACAGAGtttagaattttcaaaattcaaagtCCTGATCTCAGAATCTTCAAATTCCAGAATTCTCTTTGATAGTAGTAGATTTTAATTCTAACCGCTAGGGGTgttata
This Bombus pascuorum chromosome 1, iyBomPasc1.1, whole genome shotgun sequence DNA region includes the following protein-coding sequences:
- the LOC132906023 gene encoding structure-specific endonuclease subunit slx1, with product MENAEIIEHFYGVYLLYCMNPKYKGRTYIGYTVDPCRRLKRHNAGKEHGGAWKTSNKGPWNMVLIIHGFPNNTSALRFEWAWQHPHISRRLRHVPKKKSQQKVIEFCFLILSNMLKVGPWCRLPLTIRWLDYEFFERYSSYVSAPMHMPICHGKVISKKIKKTNDTIETLDELSIICSICNAPVEGKQAVRCIKPSCSLIAHLICLAQLFHKDNMILPIEGTCPICNTNVLWGDLIRRKIGCYGNLQEIFSDEDYYT
- the LOC132906000 gene encoding transmembrane protein 53 is translated as MSNQEDLDYYIMFPSFPPSPKDPTLTTGSQDQREEFVFVYKEDKRPVIVLLGWAGCQDKYLAKYSAIYEEKSCITLRYTAPVECLFWRRDKMPHIGKRLIQVITDKSLDQHPIFFHVFSNGGAFLYQHVSLAMQQANSPLKVKGVIFDSAPGERRLTALFKAISAIIGGHPLTNIPMSFLITIFLSILWFLEVIAHALGRGYPVQTNPIGLAEESYSWPQLFLYSNADTLIPAADVEKFASRRAERGVRVQLVLFTNSPHVKHYATYRDAYVNTVCSFIHECLTSPNLECLELPQNHGMENNSRNYVTMPSLTKRVVLPHEATKLN